From the genome of Geminicoccaceae bacterium:
GTGCTGTGCGCCTCGGCGCTGTCGTCGACCACGTCCTCGGTTCACACGGCTATCCGGAGCCCGTCTCGCTCCTGCTGGGCGAATTGATGGTGCTGGCAGCGGGTTTTGCCGGTGGGCTCAAGTTCGAAGGCATGTTCAGCCTTCAGCTTCGCGGCGACGGTCCGGTCGGCATGATGGTTGCCGATGTTACCAATTCGGGAGCGATGCGCGGCCATGCGAGTTTCGATGCCGCTGCGGTCGCGGCCGCAGGCGGTGAGGCCATGCCCGGACTCGAATGCCTTCTCGGCAAGGGACTGATGGCACTGACCGTCGATCAGACGGCACATGGCGGGCAGGTCTACCAAGGTATCGTGGAACTTGGCCGCCGCTCGCTTCAGGATGCGATGCTCGCCTATTTTCAGCAATCCGAGCAGGTTCCCACAGGTATCCGTTCTGCGATCCATCATGATCCGGTCCATGAGACTTGGTGCGCAGGAGCAGTGATCGTCCAGGCAATGCCCGGCGAGGGTCCTGCGGATATTGCCTCGGCGCGCCGGGATGACGATTGGCGGCGGACCATGCTGCTGCTGCAGACATTGACCGATCACGAACTGGTAAATAAATCGTTACCACTCGACGACCTGCTGATAAGACTTTTTCATGAGGACGGCGTACGCGCATTTCCGCCGTTGACACTCGCTTTTGAGTGCTCGTGCAACGTCGATCGCGTGAAGAACATGCTGCGTCAGTTCGGCGCCACCGAGATCGAGGACATGCGAGACAATGACGGCAGGATCACGGTGACCTGTGAATTCTGCAGCAAGATCTACCGCTTCGATGATCAGAATCTGAGTGACATCATGAGAGGGCTACCGAATTGATGGCGAGATATGTGGCGTTTGCCCTGCTTGTCGTGCTCACAGCCTGCCGCTCGTCCGCGGATATCGAGCCTGCCGTGACAACCAGCAGCCGGGCGCCGATCACCCTTACGGTCAACGAAATTCACGAGTCGATCGAAGCGTCGCCTCCGGCCAGCGGTACATTCAAGGACCGCCGTCGCAGCGCAAGACTGGGTGAAGCCGCCAAATCCTTCCTGCAGACCCGGTTGCTGGCAGGCGGTGGCAGTGGAACCCTCAATGCCGTCGTCACTGAGGCCACCGTGATCGAACATTCCCGGGCGAAGACAAGTGGCTTCATGGACTTTTTTGTCAGCGAGCCCGATGCCGATTTCGAGGCTGAACTGGCCGTAAGACTTTCGATCACGGACGGACTGGGCGTGGAGACGGCCTTTGCCGAGGTGAAGGTCGCCCGAACGAGGGCCGTACCCGAGGGACTCGATGTGATCGAACAGGACGCGATTTCAGAGGCGCTCATCAACGACCTGCTGCGGCAACTCGACGAACAGCTCACCAATACAGCCAACGACGATCTCGCCGCCTACAAGGCATTCTGAACAGCTTTCGCGCCGATGGTCCACTTCTTCGGGAGAAAACCATGAGCCATGTATTCTATCGCCACCTGAAGCAGGCCTACCCGCGTGCCGCTCGCGGTGACGGTGCCTATATCGAGGATAAGGACGGCAAGCGGTATCTCGACGCCTCGGGCGGTGCTGCCGTTTCGTGCCTGGGGCACAGCGAGACACGGGTCATCGAGGCGATCAAGCAGCAGCTGGATCATATCCCCTTCGCGCACACGGGATTCTTCACCACGGATCCCGCCGAGGCACTTGCCGACCATCTGGTGGCAAGGGCGCCCGAAGGCATTGACCTCGTCTACTTCGTGTCAGGCGGCTCGGAAGCCGTCGAAGCGGCACTCAAGATGGCCCGGCAATATTATATCGAGACAGGACAACCGCAACGTCGCCGGTTCATTGCACGAAGGCAGAGTTATCATGGGAACACACTGGGTGCCCTGGCCGTTGGAGGCAATCAGTGGCGGCGCGCCCAGTTCGAGCCGATCCTCATGGACGCGGACCACCTCACACCCTGCTATGCGTATCGGGAACAGCGTGAGAACGAGCACGACGATGCCTTTGTCGACCGGCTGGTGGCCGAGCTCGAGGCCCATCTGGAGAAGGTCGGTCCGGAAACCGTGCTGGCGTTCATCGCCGAGCCCGTTGTGGGTGCCACCCTCGGTGCCGTTCCCGCGATATCGGGCTATTTTCGCAAGATCAAGGAAGTCCTCGATCGTCACGGAATTTTGATGATTCTCGACGAGGTCATGTGCGGCATGGGCCGCACGGGCCATCTGTTTGCATGTGAAGTCGATGGCGTCGCTCCCGACATCATCACCATCGCCAAGGGACTGGGTGCCGGCTACCAGCCGATCGGTGCCACGCTGGTGCATCGGCGCATCAGTGATGCGATCCGTGATGGCTCGGGCTTCTTCCAGCATGGCCATACCTACATGGCCCACCCCACGGCCTGCGCTGCCGCCCTTGCGGTGCAGACTGTCATCGACGAGGACAATCTGCTGGAGCGGGTCCGCTACCTGGGTGACAAGGTCGACGAAGCCCTGCATGATCGTTTCGGTAACCATCCGTTTGTTGGCGATATTCGCGGTCGCGGGCTCTTTCGTGGAGTCGAGATTGTCGCCGACAGGTCGACCAAGGCGCCGTTCGATCCGTCGCATTCAATCCACGCCCGCATCAAGAAGGCGGCCATGGCCGAGGGGCTGATCTGTTACCCGATGGGCGGCACGATCGACGGCCGTCGCGGTGACCATATCCTTCTTGCGCCACCGTTCATTCTCACAGAACCACAGATCGACGAACTGGTCGAAAAGCTCGGGCGAGCGGTCGACTCCGTCCTCGACAAGGTCGACTGACATGCGACCGGATCTGGATCGTCCGTGTCGGATCATGGTTGCACCGAATGGGGCAAGGCTGACAAAACGCGATCATCCCGCCCTGCCGATGACACCCGTGGAGATGGCTTCCACGGCAGCCGCCTGCCTTGAGGCCGGTGCCGATTCGATCCATCTGCACGCTCGCGATGGCAGGGGCGAACACACGCTCGCCAGGCACATCTACGAGACCTACATCCTCCATGTCCGGCGCGCGGTCGGTGATGCCATGCGCATTCAGATCACCACCGAAGCTGCCGGCAAATATACGCCAGAACAGCAAATGGACGCGGTTCGCAC
Proteins encoded in this window:
- a CDS encoding Hsp33 family molecular chaperone HslO translates to MSDLRPISDVLRPFQIERTQLRGRAVRLGAVVDHVLGSHGYPEPVSLLLGELMVLAAGFAGGLKFEGMFSLQLRGDGPVGMMVADVTNSGAMRGHASFDAAAVAAAGGEAMPGLECLLGKGLMALTVDQTAHGGQVYQGIVELGRRSLQDAMLAYFQQSEQVPTGIRSAIHHDPVHETWCAGAVIVQAMPGEGPADIASARRDDDWRRTMLLLQTLTDHELVNKSLPLDDLLIRLFHEDGVRAFPPLTLAFECSCNVDRVKNMLRQFGATEIEDMRDNDGRITVTCEFCSKIYRFDDQNLSDIMRGLPN
- a CDS encoding aspartate aminotransferase family protein; the protein is MSHVFYRHLKQAYPRAARGDGAYIEDKDGKRYLDASGGAAVSCLGHSETRVIEAIKQQLDHIPFAHTGFFTTDPAEALADHLVARAPEGIDLVYFVSGGSEAVEAALKMARQYYIETGQPQRRRFIARRQSYHGNTLGALAVGGNQWRRAQFEPILMDADHLTPCYAYREQRENEHDDAFVDRLVAELEAHLEKVGPETVLAFIAEPVVGATLGAVPAISGYFRKIKEVLDRHGILMILDEVMCGMGRTGHLFACEVDGVAPDIITIAKGLGAGYQPIGATLVHRRISDAIRDGSGFFQHGHTYMAHPTACAAALAVQTVIDEDNLLERVRYLGDKVDEALHDRFGNHPFVGDIRGRGLFRGVEIVADRSTKAPFDPSHSIHARIKKAAMAEGLICYPMGGTIDGRRGDHILLAPPFILTEPQIDELVEKLGRAVDSVLDKVD